The window TGTGAATTTGTTATGGCGTCAGTTCGATCTATTACAAGGGATCCCCGATTACACGAATTTGGTAGGTAGCTAGGGTTCTAAGCCTGGGAGAAAAGGGTATCGGGAGGGAGATAGCCGCCGCCGCCAGAGTCGTCTTGTTTCTCCTTCCCCTCCACTCCCTCGCCTCACCTGCTTAGTTTTTTTTAGGCAACCATGCGAAACTTTATTCATCCGTCATAATGTTTACATGGACGAAGTGAATACCCTCAGgctggcctaaccaaacatggcggccaaggCCAAGACCCAACGCATATTTCGCAAGGTTGTGAGCATCAAAGTTTGAGCTCCTAAATTCGTGAACTGCATGCAACTTATTCTCGTGAATAACTGCACCATAGTTCGATGCACCACCACTCGAGATTTCCTCCACTGCTTCCCTGCAATCCGAAGCCACGTGAATTCGTTGGAGGTATAGATCATCGGCAAGGGAAAGGGCTTCTCGTATAGCCAAGGCTTCAAGCGTTGCTGGATCTCCGATTGTTCTGTATACGATAGCCGACACGCCCTCAAACTTTCCCGCTTCATCTTGGCAAATTGCTGCAACTCCACCAAAACTCCCCCGGCCACCAATCGCGGCATCGGTGTTTATTTTGGCATAATTCTCCACCGGCGGTAGCCACCATGGTGGTCTTGCTGTAGTTGCATTGGCCGCTGCCACTTTCTGAGGATAGATCATTTTAATCTCTGATAAGTAAGATCTTATGAAGTTGTTGATGGATTGAGGACTCCGGAATACTCGTTCGTGTATTGCTTTTCTTCTAGCTCCCCAAATTGCCCAAAGAGTGACCACCAGCCTGATAAACTCATCAGCATTGAGGCTCTCTTGAAGGGCAAATAACCATCTTTTTGCACTGTATAGTACCACTAGGTGGCGTACTGGTGGGCCGGGTACTGGTTACTGGGCCTTCGGTTGCGCTTCGGTGGGCTCTGGGCCTCATCCTCTTGTGGCCTGCTTGCTGGGATCGTAACAGAATTAGTGTACTATTCAAGAATGAATTTACAGCCGAGCCTCATGCAGTCTACTAACTATCTTATTCTTGTGTAATCAACTTGCCCAGGTACCTGGTAATAATTGATGACATATGGCATCGTGGAGAATGGGACATCATCAGGAGGTCTTTTCCAGAAAGTAATCTTGGCAGCAGAATTGTCATCACAACTCATATTGCTTCTCTACCAGGAGATGATTTGGATAATAGCAAGCTCTGCATCAGAATGAATCCTGTATGGAGAACATATGGTACGTCTGATAGGAGATGGCAGTACGGATGGGAAGATCTCGCCGCAGGGATGAAGCCTGAGACGGTTGGACAAGGTTTTGACTGTAACCATCCCATTGGGCGCATGTGTGGTGGTGTGCCGTTAGCACTACTTTGCCTGTTTTCAGCAATGGCACTGATCCGAGAGCAACAAGAACAACTAGGGGTAAATGTAAATGCAAGTGATGTGCAAGATATGATTGAGAAGCAAGTTAAGCAATGTGGAATTCAGAACACTCCAGGGTTTGAACCGTTGGTAGAGAGCCTGCAGATTGGCTATGACAATCTTCCTCACCATATGTTGAAGACCTGCTTGTTGCACTGCAGTATATACCCTGAGAATTACCATTTTCACATGAATGATTTGTTCATGCGGTGGGTCGCTGAAGGATTTACTTATAAAAGAGATGCAGCGGAAGACTATCTCAAAGAGCTTCACAACAGGGGGTTGATGCTATGGGCTGGTTACGGGGCCTACCGAATGAATCCGATTATGCGAAGTTTCCTTAGATGGAAATCACGTGAAGATAATTTCATTACTTGCAGTTCCGACATCAAATCCTCATGTGCCTTTACAATCCATCGGCTATGCATTGACAATTATCAAGTTGATGATGGTGCAGATGCAGTGGAGGGGATGGATCCCTTGTTTGGACTGGATTGGTCTCAGATTCGATCTCTTGTTGTTTTTGAAGGTGCTAAGAGATATGCCCCCTTTGAGAAGTTGGAACATGCGCGGGTGTTGGATCTTCAATATCATCAGCAACATCTTGAATTCGAAGAGCGTGTTCATGGTTTTAGGGGTTTGCCAGTCAGAAAGGCTCTTGGGAATCATCATGTGAAGGTTATATGTGGACTGCCCCGCGTGAGACACCTATTTGGTCTAGAGGGGACAGGAATTAGTGATATACCACCAGAAATAGCGAGGCTTCAGTATTTGGAGACTTTGCAGGTAAGATTCACATCGATCATGGAGTTACCCAATGAGATTGGGGACCTACAACAATTGAAGACTCTGGCCGTGAGTCACAACCGCCAGCTAGCAGAACTGCCCAGAGAGATTGGAGACCTCCAACATCTAGAGACTCTAGAACTGAGTTACAACGGCAGGCTCAAAGAGCTGCCACGTGAGATCGGGAATTTGAACCTGCATCACACCAATTTGGAGAATTTGAACCTGCATCACACCAAACTCAAAGAGCTGCCTCCGGAGACTGGGAAGTTGCAGCATTTGAAAACTCTGGAGGTGGGATGGGCAAGCATGACAAGGCTAGGAAGTGAAATCGGAGACCTGCATCATTTAGAGACCCTGGACCTGAGTCACAACTTCGGGCTCACACAACTGCCTCGTGAGATCGGGAAATTGCAGAATTTGAAGCGGTTGCGCTTGCGTAATACTGGGGTGATGAAGACGCCAAGGGAAATCGGAGGGCTCAAGAAGCTGGAGAATGTGGAGTTAGACTATACAATGGGTACACTACCCTGGGAAGCTTGCAAGCTTTCGAAATTGGAGGGAGTGCCCGAGTGCATCCGCCAAGCCTGGAAGAAGAGTGatcttgtgtctcgtgtgctaGCCAGGGAGATCTTGTCAGTTACGCTGTTCAATGGGCTCGCACTTAGTAGCGGGGGCCTAATCGTTGGCACAAAACACATGGGAATTCCACGGTGGATCAAGGATCACTTCAACGAACTTGGCTCCTTGGATATCAGGATCTGCAAACTTGAGAAGGAGCAGGATCTCGAGATTCTGCGGGAGATGCCTAAGCTGCGTTACCTCAGGCTAAGGCTGGATGTTGTCCCGCGAGATCCCATAGCCATCAGCGGTGAAGGGTTCACGAGGCTCGAGCTTCTCATAGTTGACTGCCGCATGCCAAGGGTTATCACCTTCCAGGAAGGAGCGATGCCGATCCTGAGATGCCTTACCTTTGAGTTCCAGTTCTACGGTGGCCCACCTCCAGCTGCAAATAAAGGAGACCCTCGGCTCGGTATCAAGCACCTCCGCCGTCTCTCAAGTGTCGCGTTTAGCTGCAACGAGGAATGGTATGGAGGAGCAGCAGAGAGCAGCCCGTGCATCAGCGCCATGATTGAAGTCGTCAGGAAAGAAGCCCAGGAGCATCCCAACAAGATCGACTTTCTTGTCTCTGGCCGAGGAGATGAGGAATTTCCAGCAAATGAGAGCTTGGCACGGGAGGTTTCCCAGTCCAGCAGCGTTGAGAATGAGATGGAGAACAAATGGTTGGTGGGGGGCATGCACAAGATTTGACCACAGTGAGAAAAATTGGAACAAACCTACTACTCCTCCATCTGATGCTGTTTGTTGTTTGCCCGTCCAAGTTAATATTATACtactgtatgtatgtatgtatgtatgtatgtattactTATGCAAGCTTCCAAGTTGATTGATTTGGCATGTAATTTAATAACCTATGGGAGCCAATACTGTCTCTCTTTATTTTAGATTCAGAGCCAACACTATCTAGTACTCCTATTATAAAAAAAATTGCGAGAAAATtaccgatctattcatcttcaatcatggcaatacAACGAATACCAAAAGTAATAGAAATTACATCCTGATCCGTAGACCACCCAGCAACGACTACAAAAACTGAAGCgagcgcccctccatcgccggagtcgggcacaacttgtagtagacagtcgggaagtagttgtactaaggccccgtaggaccagcacaccagaacagcaaccgccgcggatgaagaataacgtagatcagaaGGACTCAACCCGAAGATACACGAACATGGACGAACAACGACAAGATCCGAGCAAACCCACCAAAAAAATCAGTCGGAGACACACCTACACACGCTCACCAACGGTGCTAGACGCATTgctggaacgggggctaggcggggagacctttaatccatcttcagggagccgccgccgtcgccttgtcttcctgagcaggacacaaacctagCAAAACTGAAAGAAGCGACTAAAAatgaagccctcccgccggcccttgccgagatccacagcgccgccatggccctagggccaccggagaggaggcggacctgcggcggGGCCGCGGGAGGCAGAAACCCTAGGTATTTTGTATAGAGGAGGAGGCGGCTATTATAATTTTacgacaaaactcttctcttgttgTTATTATTATGTACTACTAATAAATGTGACGGTTTCTTTCTTTGTAGTCGAAAGGAGAGATTATTCGTAGCTGACTAACCCTCAAGCAGAGATTATATTATATTTGGTAGGGGTGGGCCGTTTTGGTGACCGGGCTCCATGCAGCCCAGAATTtctggaaaaaaaatcaaaattcaaaCGTTTAATTTAATAAAATCTGAAAAAAATGCAATTATACAAAGATGAAATGTATATCTGTGTAAATAAAACGGAATAAACTAGCACAAACACACAAACTAATACAGAAGCCGTGGTAACTGAATCAACTAGTAATTCAAGAACCTGTTACATTCTCTTTCTCATTGTTCTATCGATACACCCATCATGTCCAGCCAGTGCGAGCAGTATAAGTAAGAAACATGGGCGCTGGCGTACGCTCTCATGTTCCCATTCAGATCCGGTCCACTAGCCGATTCCGAACTTTGAGGCTCACGATCAGGACATTTGGAAGCCATCTATTTTTATTTATACCGGCGAAGAAGAGTACCGTCTGTACCCATTGCAAGTTTGCAACACAGCAAAATCACACAACCGTAGCTCCTCAGCTCGTCCGAGAGATAGGCGGCAACACCTCCCGCCCGTCGACACATCTGAGCGCTATACCATGCGTTTGCGTCTGTGCATATTTTCGCAGCATCCTACAAACTGAGCAGCACCTCGTTTTCTGACATCTCTACCTAGAGAAATGGTAATTTTCGGCAGCGCACATAGCCGCAGCCACCGAGCATAATATCAGCTTGAAGGAGGTCGGATGgcgcttcttctttctcctctcgtCCCCCTCTCTCCTGGGGCGTCGCCGGCCTNNNNNNNNNNNNNNNNNNNNNNNNNNNNNNNNNNNNNNNNNNNNNNNNNNNNNNNNNNNNNNNNNNNNNNNNNNNNNNNNNNNNNNNNNNNNNNNNTTCCCCTCTCCCTCCCCTCTGAGGTCTTCTTTGGGCTCCTCGCCGACGACGAGCCTCGTCCTACCCCTCTCCCAGGCCCTCCCGCCCCGTTCTGTGGCCCCGGGTGCGCTCCGGGCTAACAGATTTTGGGCGCTCGATTCGGAAGATTCCGGCTCGGACTATGaggtcctccctcctccttcccgtcCGGCTCAGGTGGTTGGGCCTCCTGTGGCTCCGGCGGTGGATCGTCGGCGTAAGTTTGCTCCGGGTGGTAGGGGACGGCCAGTCGGGCCCGGCGTGGGCGTGGATGGCTCGTGTCGCGTCTCTCGTGGTCGCCGGCGTGCTGCGTCTTGGCCTCTGGATGGGTCGGTGTTGGGCTCCAGTGAGGTGGCGGTGGTGTCGCCGGCACCCTCCTCTCCGGCAGGTGCCCTCCCCGACTCGCCTTCGGCCGCGGCTCCCGCCTCTCCGGCGGCGTCGGCGCCGTGTCAACCCTAGATCTGGGATCGGGTCTGGCGTTGGTGCCCCTGTCTGGGCCGCGGGTCCCTTTGGTTGATGTTGGGCCGGGTGGGCCTGTTTCGGTCCCTTCGCTAGCTTCTCCTTTTGATTCCCCCTCCTGTCGGTGGCCCCTGGGCCGCGGTTGTCCCAGGCCCAGCCCACCCCTCCCGCGTCCCCTCTTGGCGAGCACGACTTGGCTGGTTCCGGCTATTTATGGGTTCGGATGGGTGCGGTTCCCCCTTTTCTAGGGTTTCCTGcttcctcctccgatttgcgtcgGCGCCGCGTGCCCATCCGCTGTTTCGTCAGATCTGCtccccccctctgctctctctctccttCACGGCGGTAGCCGCGATGGATCGATCTCGTGGGTCCTCCAGCGAGGCGGTCTCCGGCCAGAAGCGGGGGCGTGATGGCTCCGGTGAGGATGCCGCTGATCTAGAGTATGAGGCAGCGCTCCGTGCTAAGCTTCAGGCCTCGCTTGCTCCGGGTGCGGGGGCTGTGATGGCGTCAGCCGGTGCGTTCCCCCGTGCCTCTGGATCTGGCTCGTCGGATCCTCCGCCGCCCGTGCATGGTGCTCCGGTGGCTGCTGTCGACCCCTGGGAGCTGGCGGCATTGGGGAGTCGGGCAGGCTCTTTAGGGCTGGCCCCGTCGCCTCCTTCGCAGGGTGCTGTCCCCCGGGGTGGCGGGCCATCGCGGGCGCCGGCGGTGGCTGGTGGCGGTCCGTCTCGCTTCGTTCCTCATGGCGCGTCGGGGGGCCCGGTCCGTCGTCCAGTTGGCTCTGCTGCGGGGCCCGGTCCGTCGTCCAGTTGCATCTGGTGATGTcattctccctcctcctcctcctcgcggtcCTGGTCGCATTCCCCCTCACTCTCAGGTCTCCAACCCCATCCTCACCTGCTTCGCGTGTCATCGTCCTGGTCACTTTCAGTCTCGCTGTGAAAATCCTCCATTCTACCTCATATGCAGGGAAGACGGCCACCTCACGGTGGACTGTCAAAACTGTGTGAAACCTCCTGCTTTCGTTCAGTATGGTGTTGGCCTTCCTGGTTGCTCGTTTTTTTCCCTAGATAGGGAGGTCCCTGAAGCAGCTCCTATTCCTTCGCTTTCCAATGTTGGCGTCATATCTGTCCAGGATAAGCGCATCTCTCCCCAGGTCCTTCTTGATGAACTTCGGTTGTGGGATGAGGGCGGGTGGGACTGGCAAATCCTTCAGCTGTCTGAGTTTGAGTTTGAATACTACTTTTCCTTCTAAAGAAAGTCTCCGCATGATCTCCTCCTGTACTAGCTTCACGCTCCCTCTGAATCAACTGGTGGTCTCGGTTAAAGCTGCGTCCAATGGGTCCAAGGCTATCTCCTCTCTGTCTGATGTTTGGGTGCTTGTTGATGATGTTCCTCCTAACATGCGCACCACAACCTTCCTGATGGCTTTTGGGGTGCTCCTCGGTAAGCCGATCGAGGTGGATCAAGCGTCTCTGACAATCCTTGGGCCGGCTCGTCTCCGGGTCTGGTATGTTGACCCTGTCTGCATCCGTGGACCCATTGATGTCTTCCCGGCGGCTGGCGGTTTTCGGCTACAGGTTAGGGTGGAGGGTGCTCCGGGGCCGGtgtcgcccccccccctccccctccgCCCCCGGCCTCCGGCAATGACGACAAGAGCAAAGATGGGGATGGTTGCCCAGACGACTCGATGCATGGCATAGATCATCGCTTTACCCAATCTGAGTGGGATGGGCTATCCCCTGAAGACCAGGATCTGCTGAAGGACTGTGCTCCGGTGGGCCGTGGGGCACAGGACTCGAGGCTTGACTTGGGTGGTGGGGCCCCGGCCTCTGGGGGGACGAAGGGCACACCACTCTCGGCGGCGTGCTCTAATATTCCTGCTCGCCCCACCCCCCCTTCGCTATCTGGCATTGAAGATTTGCCCCCGGTTGGTccgtttgcttccaagaagaggaagaagtcGTCGGTCAAGAAGTTTTCTGCAAAGAGCAGGGCGTCCGGTGATTCCAGGCAGTCAGTGGCTGGGCTTTGTCGCAGTTGGATGTGGACTTGGGTGCGGCCTCGGGCCCGTACTCGGTGGCCGCTTCCCCTAGTCGTGCTCTCCCTGTGCCTGTGCGCTTGCCTGCTTCTACTGCTCGCAAGAGTGGTCGCGTCTCCAACAGCGGCGAGCGTGTGGCTGATCGGGCGGCTCGACGTGCGGTGGCTCGGGATCTTCGTCCTTCAGGTGCGCGCCCAGCTCCATCCTCTTCCTTTCCTAATGGTCTTTCCCTTGTTCGTTTAGTTCTCCCTTCACAGTCTGATGCGCAGGTGCTTAAGATTTTAGATGATGTTGGTATTTGCTTAGATTCTAGTTTGGGATCCCCCTCTTCTTTACTTGATGTGATTAGGGCAAATGAATTAGCTCAGGTTGACATTGCTAAAGCTAAGGAGGCTGGGGTAGGTGTGATTGCCCCACTAGTTGTGGCCGGTGGGGATGTGGGGGAAACTGACAGGTGTCAGGTCTCCCCGGTAGTTCAGAATTGAGGGGCTGGAAAGCGTGCTAAACCCTGCAAGGCTCCATGCAGGTCGAGTCTTAGAATTAAAAACCTCTCCTTCAAATGAAGGCCTTATTATGGAATATTAGAGGTTTCTGCGCTAGGGGGCGCAGTGACCAGCTTAAAGATTTGGTGCGTTCGGAAAATGTTGATTTTATTGGCCTTGTCAAGACTCTCAAACCTTCTTTCTCCCCGAGTGAACTCTGACCGTTGCTGGGATAGATAGATTTAAATGGAACTATATGGCTTCTGTTGGACAGTCGGGTGGCATTCTCCTTGGCACCAAAAATGACGTTTTCGACTTTGTTGCTTTTGATCATGGCATTTTCTGGGCCAGCACGGTGGTTTCCCATCGTACTCTCAACTCTCTTCTCGAGATCATGGTGGTGTATGGCCCGGCAGACCACTCTCTATCTTACAATTTTCTGGATGAAATTTATAATAAAATTGATTCATGTCAGCTTCCGCTCTTGATTGGGGGTGATTTTAACCTGATGAGATATCCTTCTGATAAGAGCTCCTCTAACTTTTCTTGGCCTCTGGCTGATGCCTTCAATGCTTTCATCAGGGATACAGCTATTCATGAAATACCTAGGGTGGGGGCCCGCTACACCTAGACTAACCGTCAAATCTCCCCCATTCGCTCTGTGCTTGATAGGGTTTTTCTTTGTCCTAGTTGGGATGCGCTGTTCCCTCGGGTGAGCTTACGAGCTCTTGCCATTGTAGGCTCTGATCACGCCCCCCTAATCCTTGACGATGGGTCCCGTTCGGTTGGTTTCCCGAGGTTTCAATTCGATGCGTCTTGGCTACTAGTGGAGGGTTTCCCCACCTTGTTGGCTCAGAAGATTACGGCCTTCCTATCCTCTACTCGTCGTTCTTTTGGCCCAATGGATGATTGGCATCAATGTTCTTATTTCTTGCGTAGATTCCTTAGAGGCTGGTCAAAAACTTCTATGCTGAGTCAAGGCGTGACAAAGCGAGGCTAGTTGCTCAAATTGGTGATCTCGATAATCGTGCAGATAGATCTGGTCTGTCCGAGGCCGAATGGCGGATTTGTTATGGCTTAGAAGAGGCGCTCTTGGATATTCATCGATAGGAGGAAGTGTACTGGAAGCAAAGAGGCACTATCAATTGGACTCTAAAGG is drawn from Triticum dicoccoides isolate Atlit2015 ecotype Zavitan chromosome 4A, WEW_v2.0, whole genome shotgun sequence and contains these coding sequences:
- the LOC119284432 gene encoding disease resistance protein Pikm1-TS-like — translated: MVVLLYLVIIDDIWHRGEWDIIRRSFPESNLGSRIVITTHIASLPGDDLDNSKLCIRMNPVWRTYGTSDRRWQYGWEDLAAGMKPETVGQGFDCNHPIGRMCGGVPLALLCLFSAMALIREQQEQLGVNVNASDVQDMIEKQVKQCGIQNTPGFEPLVESLQIGYDNLPHHMLKTCLLHCSIYPENYHFHMNDLFMRWVAEGFTYKRDAAEDYLKELHNRGLMLWAGYGAYRMNPIMRSFLRWKSREDNFITCSSDIKSSCAFTIHRLCIDNYQVDDGADAVEGMDPLFGLDWSQIRSLVVFEGAKRYAPFEKLEHARVLDLQYHQQHLEFEERVHGFRGLPVRKALGNHHVKVICGLPRVRHLFGLEGTGISDIPPEIARLQYLETLQVRFTSIMELPNEIGDLQQLKTLAVSHNRQLAELPREIGDLQHLETLELSYNGRLKELPREIGNLNLHHTNLENLNLHHTKLKELPPETGKLQHLKTLEVGWASMTRLGSEIGDLHHLETLDLSHNFGLTQLPREIGKLQNLKRLRLRNTGVMKTPREIGGLKKLENVELDYTMGTLPWEACKLSKLEGVPECIRQAWKKSDLVSRVLAREILSVTLFNGLALSSGGLIVGTKHMGIPRWIKDHFNELGSLDIRICKLEKEQDLEILREMPKLRYLRLRLDVVPRDPIAISGEGFTRLELLIVDCRMPRVITFQEGAMPILRCLTFEFQFYGGPPPAANKGDPRLGIKHLRRLSSVAFSCNEEWYGGAAESSPCISAMIEVVRKEAQEHPNKIDFLVSGRGDEEFPANESLAREVSQSSSVENEMENKWLVGGMHKI